One window from the genome of Diabrotica virgifera virgifera chromosome 6, PGI_DIABVI_V3a encodes:
- the LOC126886858 gene encoding uncharacterized protein LOC126886858 → MVYKKRMKYPRENIQKAIEDINLKRLSIRQASKIYNVPKSTLLDTMKEKYKTPGNIGGPTVLSSSEEDLIIKWIIEMGNVGFPVTRSQLVDSVSKLIQNLKRKTPFKNYIPGKKWYNGFLAHHPEISKRVPQSLSSCRAAVTEQNIRNWFTQVRDYMTKMNFLHILENPKRIFNCDESGFYLSPQEKQVLVRKGAKKVYSRIANDEKECLTVLLTVGADGSVPPPLVLYPYKRYVSAAIITNMPNQWGVGHSESGWMTSETFYEYVTNVFFPWLEKNSVPLPVILFLDGHSSHINLPITEFCKEKGIILTAFYPNATHRLQPLDVGVFYPIKNNWRKDVRSWRMENNGRKLQRAEFAKLLDKTLKATVCTSIIKSAFESCGLFPFNENRIDYSKLIKPIEQKDSDDKITESTSTTTVNVYDSKLLREVEIRLKPEVVNRFRIAESAAQLEEKYVALYDFWKSLHPQNVDHDKTLKNNLPINAANETIVDIHFDENFWFCNNDTIEATVKADGALVLIPSQNSNSSSPKPGPSASKNNDCENIDYYLAVSSPQEKTPPKNKIVNTTPCNSPLKDDSIGIVYSDQKRQVQNQEKTPLKQITTTSENNSKYPTPFKKALFWPESSAKKKNNSTEDTKERKKPKIYPTVAISDEFMEHQRRLKKEKEEKENEKCERIRKRKAKTEIQQAKKKKCPPKHTPGIDTGNNNTENINKKNIEIYSKDDFVLVQYDSEYFPGVVLERSNDTLRVKSMTMNGKYWKWPDRDDILNYDFDDVVCKIARPSLINKRGAYEVPEIENLKK, encoded by the coding sequence ATGGTATACAAAAAGCGGATGAAGTATCCCCGAGAGAATATCCAAAAAGCTATAGAAGATATTAATTTGAAACGTTTAAGTATTCGACAAGCCTCCAAAATATACAATGTGCCTAAAAGTACTTTGTTAGATACTATGAAAGAAAAGTACAAAACTCCGGGCAATATTGGAGGGCCAACAGTTTTGTCCAGTTCCGAAGAAGACTTGATTATAAAATGGATAATCGAAATGGGTAACGTGGGATTCCCGGTAACAAGATCTCAACTTGTTGATTCTGTTTCAAAACTAATTCAAAATTTGAAACGaaaaaccccatttaaaaattacatacctgGTAAAAAATGGTACAATGGTTTTCTCGCTCATCATCCAGAAATTTCAAAACGTGTTCCACAATCACTATCTTCTTGTAGAGCCGCAGTTACGGAACAAAATATAAGAAATTGGTTTACCCAAGTTCGGGATTATAtgacaaaaatgaattttttacaCATTCTTGAAAACCCCAAGAGAATATTCAATTGTGATGAAAGTGGTTTCTATTTATCCCCTCAAGAAAAACAAGTGTTGGTTAGAAAAGGTGCAAAAAAGGTATACAGTCGCATAGCTAATGACGAAAAAGAATGTCTTACAGTTTTGCTAACTGTTGGAGCTGATGGTTCTGTACCTCCGCCATTAGTTTTGTATCCCTACAAACGGTATGTGTCAGCTGCAATAATAACGAACATGCCAAACCAGTGGGGAGTTGGGCACTCTGAATCTGGTTGGATGACAAGTGAGACATTTTATGAATACGTTACAAATGTATTTTTTCCCTGGTTGGAAAAGAACAGTGTTCCACTCCCAGTGATATTGTTTCTGGATGGACACTCTTCCCACATCAATCTGCCTATTACTGAATTCTGCAAAGAAAAAGGTATTATTTTAACAGCATTTTACCCCAACGCAACTCACCGATTACAGCCGTTAGATGTTGGTGTTTTTTATCCCATTAAAAATAACTGGCGAAAAGATGTTCGATCTTGGCGTATGGAGAATAACGGAAGAAAACTTCAACGGGCTGAGTTTGCAAAACTCTTAGACAAAACTTTGAAGGCTACAGTCTGTACATCGATAATAAAAAGTGCATTTGAATCATGTGGACTCTTTCCGTTTAACGAAAATCGCATTGATTATTCAAAATTAATAAAACCAATAGAACAAAAAGATTCTGATGATAAAATAACTGAATCAACATCCACTACAACTGTTAATGTTTATGATTCTAAACTACTTCGAGAGGTAGAGATACGTTTAAAGCCAGAGGTTGTTAACCGTTTTAGGATTGCTGAATCAGCGGCCCAACTAGAAGAAAAATATGTAGCATTGTATGATTTCTGGAAGAGTCTTCATCCACAAAATGTCGATCAtgataaaactttgaaaaacaaTTTGCCAATTAATGCTGCTAACGAGACCATTGTTGACATacacttcgatgaaaacttttGGTTTTGCAATAATGATACAATTGAAGCTACAGTCAAAGCAGATGGAGCATTGGTCTTAATTCCTTCACAGAATAGCAATTCTAGTTCGCCAAAACCTGGTCCATCAGCATCCAAGAACAATGATTGTGAGAATATAGACTATTATTTAGCAGTAAGTTCACCCCAAGAAAAAACACCACCTAAGAACAAAATAGTAAACACAACTCCTTGTAATAGCCCATTAAAAGATGATTCAATAGGTATAGTTTATTCTGATCAAAAAAGACAAGTACAAAATCAAGAAAAAACCCCACTTAAGCAAATTACAACAACATCAGAGAATAATAGTAAATATCCAACACCTTTCAAAAAAGCACTATTTTGGCCGGAAAGTTCtgcaaagaaaaaaaataatagcaCAGAAGACACCAAGGAAAGGAAAAAACCAAAGATTTATCCTACAGTAGCTATAAGTGATGAATTTATGGAACATCAACGAAGActcaaaaaagaaaaagaggaaaaagaaaatgagaaatGTGAACGAATCCGAAAGAGGAAAGCAAAAACAGAGAttcaacaagcaaaaaagaaaaaGTGTCCTCCAAAACACACACCAGGCATAGATACTGGTAATAATAATAcggaaaacataaataaaaagaatatagaaatatattcAAAGGACGATTTTGTGTTGGTTCAGTACGACAGTGAATATTTCCCTGGTGTAGTTCTGGAACGAAGCAATGATACTTTGAGAGTTAAAAGTATGACTATGAATGGAAAGTACTGGAAATGGCCAGATAGAGATGacattttaaattatgactttgaTGATGTAGTTTGTAAGATTGCGAGACCTTCACTCATAAATAAACGCGGCGCCTATGAAGTTCCAGAAAttgaaaacctaaaaaaatga